From the Kitasatospora viridis genome, one window contains:
- a CDS encoding class F sortase, whose translation MSARRTDRRRGRRPLRAPAAVGGVLALGLAGLLLSRQSAPPPVGAGIAPVAAAPASTPAGTAASAPGAGSSAAPAASVAPPVELLIPSIKVAAPVVAAGINPDGTVPVPPLSRPAEVDWYDGGPRPGEAGPAVLLGHYDTRAGDAVFHGLPQLHPGDPIEIRRADGSTVLFRVRELRKAPKDAFPTAAVYGDTPGPQLRLITCGGVLEADGHYSDNIIVFADPAGS comes from the coding sequence GTGTCGGCGCGGCGAACTGACCGCCGTCGCGGCCGGCGCCCCCTGCGGGCGCCGGCCGCGGTCGGCGGCGTGCTGGCCCTCGGGCTGGCCGGGCTGCTGCTGAGCCGGCAGTCCGCCCCGCCGCCGGTGGGGGCGGGGATCGCGCCGGTGGCGGCGGCTCCGGCGAGCACTCCGGCGGGCACAGCGGCGAGCGCGCCCGGGGCTGGCTCCAGCGCGGCGCCCGCCGCGTCCGTCGCGCCGCCGGTCGAGCTGCTGATCCCGAGCATCAAGGTGGCCGCCCCGGTGGTCGCCGCGGGGATCAACCCGGACGGCACGGTTCCGGTGCCCCCGCTGAGCCGCCCGGCCGAGGTGGACTGGTACGACGGCGGCCCCCGGCCGGGCGAGGCCGGACCGGCCGTGCTGCTCGGCCACTACGACACCCGGGCCGGCGACGCCGTCTTCCACGGGCTGCCGCAGCTGCACCCGGGCGACCCGATCGAGATCCGCCGCGCCGACGGCAGCACCGTGCTCTTCCGGGTCCGGGAGCTGCGCAAGGCGCCCAAGGACGCCTTCCCCACCGCGGCGGTCTACGGGGACACGCCCGGCCCGCAGCTGCGGCTGATCACCTGCGGGGGAGTGCTGGAGGCGGACGGCCACTACTCGGACAACATCATCGTCTTCGCCGACCCGGCCGGTTCGTAG
- a CDS encoding sensor histidine kinase — translation MNLRRQIAVTVAAVSFLVALSVGLLVHRASAAQHTGQSRANAEAALDAVRDYYDNTDQLPSNAWNASLDPSAAPPALVRLAGQGHQGSLLTGGRMWAAAPGPDGQVLSVSIDFTADQRAIADLDRTITVSAALSVTVTVLAGVLVAHRISRRLRTAARTARTIAQGDLAARIGPLGRARDEVAELAAAVDSMSAVLSSRLAREQRFTADVAHELRTPLTGLLTAAGLLPPGRPTELVQDRVRVLCRLTEDLLEVSRLDAGAERAELSVLPLGALLRRILPESARLEVRADTEVSTDPRRLDRVLANLVANAERHGAPPVLVTVDGPVVTVRDHGPGFPAELLADGPQRFRTGDAARGHGHGLGLTIAQGQAAVLGVRLRLANHPEGGAVAELRLR, via the coding sequence ATGAACCTGCGCCGGCAGATCGCGGTCACCGTCGCCGCGGTCTCCTTCCTGGTCGCGCTCTCGGTCGGGCTGCTGGTGCACCGGGCCTCGGCGGCCCAGCACACCGGGCAGTCCAGGGCCAACGCCGAGGCCGCCCTGGACGCGGTGCGGGACTACTACGACAACACCGACCAGCTGCCCAGCAACGCCTGGAACGCCTCGCTCGACCCTTCGGCGGCGCCGCCGGCACTGGTCCGGCTGGCCGGCCAGGGGCACCAGGGGTCGCTGCTGACCGGCGGGCGGATGTGGGCGGCTGCGCCGGGGCCGGACGGCCAGGTGCTGTCGGTCTCGATCGACTTCACCGCCGACCAGCGGGCGATCGCCGACCTGGACCGCACCATCACGGTGTCGGCCGCGCTCTCGGTGACCGTCACGGTGCTGGCCGGGGTGCTGGTGGCGCACCGGATCAGCCGCCGGCTGCGCACCGCCGCGCGGACCGCCAGGACCATCGCGCAGGGCGATCTGGCGGCCCGGATCGGGCCGCTCGGCCGGGCCCGGGACGAGGTGGCGGAGCTGGCCGCCGCGGTGGACTCGATGTCGGCCGTGCTCAGCAGCAGGCTGGCCCGCGAGCAGCGGTTCACCGCGGACGTCGCGCACGAGCTGCGCACCCCGCTCACCGGTCTGCTCACGGCGGCCGGGCTGCTGCCGCCGGGGCGGCCGACCGAGCTGGTGCAGGACCGGGTGCGGGTGCTCTGCCGGCTCACCGAGGACCTGCTGGAGGTCTCCCGGCTGGACGCGGGGGCGGAGCGGGCCGAGCTGTCCGTGCTGCCGCTCGGGGCGCTGCTGCGCCGGATCCTGCCGGAGTCGGCCCGGCTGGAGGTGCGTGCGGACACCGAGGTGAGCACCGATCCGCGCCGGCTCGACCGGGTGCTGGCCAACCTGGTGGCCAACGCCGAGCGGCACGGCGCGCCGCCGGTGCTGGTCACGGTGGACGGTCCGGTGGTGACCGTGCGGGACCACGGGCCGGGCTTCCCGGCCGAGCTGCTGGCGGACGGTCCGCAGCGGTTCCGCACCGGGGACGCGGCGCGCGGGCACGGCCACGGCCTGGGGCTGACCATCGCCCAGGGCCAGGCGGCGGTGCTGGGCGTGCGGCTGCGGCTGGCCAACCATCCGGAGGGCGGCGCGGTGGCCGAGCTGCGGCTGCGCTGA
- the cseB gene encoding two-component system response regulator CseB — MTAAARILLVEDDEVIREATRMALERYGFPVRTAADGLEGLELFRADRPDLLLLDVMLPLLDGVGLCRRIREESQLPILMMSARTDPIDVVSGLEAGADDYVTKPFETSVLVARIRTVLRRAGLPPVLPASPAAPEPVGPVGPVGPVPPAEPVRPLREIDGLTVDPEAMEVRVDGRPVLLTPTELRLLLEFTAAPGIVLERQGLLERVWDYGWDADTRVVDVHVQRLRAKIGADRIETVRGFGYKLRRPRGSAG; from the coding sequence GTGACGGCGGCGGCCCGGATCCTGCTGGTCGAGGACGACGAGGTGATCCGGGAGGCGACCCGGATGGCGCTGGAGCGCTACGGCTTCCCGGTGCGGACCGCGGCCGACGGGCTGGAGGGGCTGGAGCTGTTCCGCGCGGACCGCCCGGACCTGCTGCTGCTCGACGTGATGCTGCCGCTGCTGGACGGGGTCGGGCTCTGCCGGCGGATCCGCGAGGAGAGCCAGCTGCCGATCCTGATGATGTCGGCCCGCACCGACCCGATCGACGTCGTCTCCGGCCTGGAGGCGGGCGCGGACGACTACGTCACCAAGCCCTTCGAGACGTCCGTGCTGGTGGCCCGGATCCGCACCGTGCTGCGCCGCGCCGGCCTGCCGCCCGTGCTTCCGGCCTCCCCGGCCGCGCCGGAACCTGTGGGGCCTGTGGGGCCTGTGGGGCCGGTGCCACCGGCCGAGCCGGTCCGGCCGCTGCGCGAGATCGACGGCCTGACCGTGGACCCCGAGGCGATGGAGGTGCGGGTCGACGGCCGCCCGGTCCTGCTCACGCCGACCGAGCTGCGGCTGCTGCTGGAGTTCACCGCCGCGCCCGGCATCGTGCTGGAGCGCCAGGGCCTGCTGGAGCGGGTCTGGGACTACGGCTGGGACGCCGACACCCGGGTGGTGGACGTGCACGTGCAGCGGCTGCGGGCGAAGATCGGCGCCGACCGGATCGAGACGGTGCGCGGCTTCGGCTACAAGCTGCGCCGGCCGCGCGGGAGCGCCGGATGA